A genomic stretch from Burkholderia pyrrocinia includes:
- the hmpA gene encoding NO-inducible flavohemoprotein has translation MTQITADQMARVKATAPVLAVHGATITKHFYQRMFARHPELKNLFNQTHQKTGSQPETLAKAVYAYAANIDNLGALGGAVSHIAHKHASLNIRPEHYPIVGENLLASIVEVLGDAVDADTLEAWRVAYGQLAQILIGAEADLYAGAAWSGFRPFKVARKVRESDEITSFYLSPADGGAAPTFEPGQYVTVKRFVGDLGVDQPRQYSLSDAPHGKWLRISVKRESGQPEAIPAGKVSTLMHDGVEEGAIVEVTAPMGEFSLKRGVETPVVLISGGVGLTPMVSMASTLVSEGSKRDVRFVHACRSGAVHAFRDWLNDAVREHANVKRTVLYELVGPDDRAGIDHDLEGRLTPERVKEFALVPGADYYICGPIAFMKAQRDALVALGVAPERINTEIFGSGALE, from the coding sequence ATGACCCAGATCACCGCTGACCAGATGGCTCGCGTGAAGGCCACTGCCCCTGTCCTCGCCGTGCACGGCGCGACGATCACGAAGCATTTCTACCAGCGCATGTTCGCGCGCCATCCGGAACTGAAAAACCTGTTCAACCAGACGCACCAGAAGACCGGCAGCCAGCCGGAAACGCTCGCGAAGGCGGTTTATGCGTATGCGGCGAACATCGACAATCTCGGCGCGCTCGGCGGTGCGGTGTCGCACATCGCGCACAAGCACGCGAGCCTGAACATCCGCCCCGAGCATTACCCGATCGTCGGCGAGAACCTGCTCGCGTCGATCGTCGAAGTGCTCGGCGACGCGGTCGATGCCGATACGCTCGAAGCCTGGCGCGTCGCGTACGGCCAGCTCGCGCAGATCCTGATCGGCGCCGAGGCCGACCTGTACGCGGGCGCCGCGTGGAGCGGCTTCCGTCCGTTCAAGGTGGCGCGCAAGGTGCGCGAGAGCGACGAGATCACGTCGTTCTACCTGAGCCCGGCCGACGGCGGCGCGGCGCCGACCTTCGAGCCGGGACAGTACGTCACGGTGAAGCGCTTCGTCGGCGATCTCGGCGTCGACCAGCCGCGCCAGTACAGCCTGTCCGACGCGCCGCACGGCAAGTGGCTGCGTATCTCGGTGAAGCGCGAGTCGGGCCAGCCCGAGGCGATCCCGGCCGGCAAGGTATCGACGCTGATGCACGACGGCGTGGAGGAGGGCGCGATCGTCGAAGTGACCGCGCCGATGGGCGAATTCTCGCTGAAGCGCGGTGTCGAGACGCCGGTGGTGCTGATCTCCGGCGGCGTCGGCCTGACGCCGATGGTGTCGATGGCGTCGACGCTGGTGTCGGAAGGCAGCAAGCGCGACGTGCGCTTCGTCCATGCATGCCGTTCGGGCGCGGTGCACGCGTTCCGCGACTGGCTGAACGATGCGGTGCGCGAGCACGCGAACGTCAAGCGCACGGTGCTGTACGAACTGGTCGGCCCGGACGATCGCGCAGGGATCGACCATGACCTCGAAGGGCGGCTCACGCCGGAACGCGTGAAGGAATTCGCGCTGGTGCCGGGCGCCGACTACTACATCTGCGGCCCGATCGCGTTCATGAAGGCGCAACGCGATGCGCTGGTCGCGCTCGGCGTCGCGCCGGAACGCATCAATACCGAAATCTTCGGCTCGGGCGCGCTCGAGTGA
- a CDS encoding YggS family pyridoxal phosphate-dependent enzyme has protein sequence MSDLAARLESVHRRIADAARAAGRDPATVSLLAVSKTFPADDVRAAHAAGQHAFGENYVQESIDKIDALADLRASLEWHFIGPLQSNKTRPVAERFDWVHSVDRLKIAQRLSEQRPAHLPPLNVCVQVNISGEASKSGVAPADVADVARAVAALPSLRLRGLMAIPEPAGDIEAQRAPHRALRALFDALRAGGLPLDTLSMGMSADLDAAVLEGATIVRVGTAIFGARDYSH, from the coding sequence ATGTCCGATCTCGCCGCCCGTCTCGAATCCGTTCATCGCCGCATCGCCGACGCCGCCCGCGCGGCCGGCCGCGATCCCGCCACCGTGTCGCTGCTCGCCGTCTCGAAGACGTTTCCAGCCGACGACGTACGCGCCGCGCACGCGGCCGGGCAACACGCATTCGGCGAAAACTACGTGCAGGAATCGATCGACAAGATCGACGCGCTCGCCGATCTGCGCGCGTCGCTCGAATGGCATTTCATCGGGCCGCTGCAATCGAACAAGACGCGCCCGGTCGCCGAGCGCTTCGACTGGGTCCATTCGGTCGACCGGCTGAAGATCGCGCAGCGCCTGTCGGAACAACGCCCCGCGCACCTGCCGCCGCTCAACGTGTGCGTGCAGGTGAACATCAGCGGCGAGGCGTCGAAGAGCGGCGTCGCGCCGGCCGACGTGGCCGACGTCGCGCGCGCGGTCGCCGCGCTGCCGTCGCTGCGGCTGCGCGGCCTGATGGCGATCCCCGAACCGGCCGGCGATATCGAGGCGCAACGCGCACCGCATCGCGCGCTGCGCGCGCTGTTCGACGCATTGCGTGCCGGCGGCCTGCCGCTCGACACGTTGTCGATGGGCATGTCCGCCGATCTCGACGCGGCCGTGCTCGAAGGCGCGACGATCGTGCGCGTCGGCACCGCGATCTTCGGCGCGCGCGATTATTCGCACTGA
- a CDS encoding FAD-linked oxidase C-terminal domain-containing protein: protein MNAPVELSSAARAQRQREVVQALMAVLPTHCLLYRDEDTAPYECDGLSAYRRLPLAVALPETESQVQRIVQICRRMEVPIVPRGAGTSLSGGALPIALGVVLSLARFTRIVEVDPYARTATVQPGVRNLAISEAAAPYGLYYAPDPSSQIACTIGGNVAENSGGVHCLKYGLTVHNVMRVRAVTIDGEIVEFGSLALDMPGLDLLAVMIGSEGMFAIVTEVTVRLIPKPQTAQLVMASFDDVVKGGEAVAAIIASGIIPAGLEMMDKPATQAVEAFTHAGYDLDAKAILLCESDGTPEEVAEEIVRMTAVLREHGATRIQVSRNEQERLRYWSGRKNAFPAAGRISADYYCMDGTVPRRAIGPLLARIEQLETRYGLRCINVFHAGDGNMHPLILYNANDPDELHRAEAFGAEILECCVEFGGSVTGEHGVGIEKLNSMCVQFSPQERDAFFAVKRAFDPAGLLNPDKGIPTRARCAEYGRQHVRGGLLPHPDLPRF from the coding sequence ATGAACGCTCCCGTCGAACTGTCGAGCGCAGCACGCGCGCAGCGCCAGCGCGAAGTCGTGCAGGCCCTGATGGCCGTGCTGCCGACGCACTGCCTGCTGTACCGCGACGAAGACACGGCGCCGTACGAATGCGACGGCCTGTCCGCGTACCGCCGCCTGCCGCTCGCGGTCGCGCTGCCCGAAACGGAATCGCAGGTGCAGCGGATCGTGCAGATCTGCCGCCGCATGGAAGTGCCGATCGTGCCGCGCGGCGCGGGCACCAGCCTGTCGGGCGGCGCGCTGCCGATCGCGCTCGGCGTCGTGCTGTCGCTCGCGCGCTTCACGCGCATCGTCGAAGTCGACCCGTACGCGCGCACGGCGACCGTGCAGCCCGGCGTGCGCAACCTCGCGATCTCGGAAGCCGCCGCGCCGTACGGCCTGTATTACGCGCCCGATCCGTCGTCGCAGATCGCCTGCACGATCGGCGGCAACGTCGCGGAAAATTCCGGCGGCGTCCATTGCCTGAAATACGGGCTGACCGTGCACAACGTGATGCGCGTGCGCGCGGTGACGATCGACGGCGAGATCGTCGAGTTCGGCTCGCTCGCGCTCGACATGCCGGGCCTCGACCTGCTCGCCGTGATGATCGGCAGCGAAGGGATGTTCGCGATCGTCACCGAAGTCACGGTGCGGCTGATCCCGAAGCCGCAGACCGCGCAACTCGTGATGGCGAGCTTCGACGACGTGGTCAAGGGCGGCGAGGCAGTCGCGGCGATCATCGCGTCGGGCATCATCCCGGCCGGGCTCGAGATGATGGACAAGCCGGCGACGCAGGCCGTCGAGGCGTTCACGCACGCCGGCTACGACCTCGACGCAAAGGCGATCCTGCTGTGCGAATCGGACGGCACGCCGGAAGAAGTCGCCGAAGAGATCGTGCGGATGACGGCCGTGCTGCGCGAGCACGGCGCAACGCGCATCCAGGTGTCGCGCAACGAACAGGAGCGGTTGCGCTACTGGTCGGGCCGCAAGAACGCGTTCCCGGCCGCCGGCCGTATTTCCGCCGACTATTACTGCATGGACGGCACCGTGCCGCGCCGCGCGATCGGCCCGCTGCTCGCGCGCATCGAGCAGCTCGAGACGCGCTACGGGCTGCGCTGCATCAACGTGTTCCATGCGGGCGACGGCAACATGCATCCGCTGATCCTCTACAACGCGAACGATCCGGACGAGCTGCACCGCGCCGAGGCGTTCGGCGCGGAAATCCTCGAATGCTGCGTGGAATTCGGCGGCAGCGTGACGGGCGAGCACGGCGTCGGCATCGAGAAGCTCAATTCGATGTGCGTACAGTTCTCGCCGCAGGAGCGCGATGCGTTCTTCGCGGTCAAGCGCGCATTCGATCCCGCGGGGCTGCTGAACCCCGACAAGGGCATCCCGACCCGCGCGCGCTGCGCCGAGTACGGCCGCCAGCACGTGCGCGGCGGGCTGCTGCCGCACCCCGACCTGCCGCGCTTCTGA
- a CDS encoding FAD-binding oxidoreductase: MNHPAPPAATRRPLPPAMLDALRAAFGERVSTADAVREHHGRDESPFDPQLPDAVVFAHSADDVREAVSLCSLYSVPLIPYGAGSSLEGHLLAVRGGISLDLSEMNRVLSINAEDLTVTVEPGITRKALNEALRDTGLFFPIDPGADASIGGMTATRASGTNAVRYGTMRENVLGLTAVLADGRVVKTGSRARKSSAGYDLTRLFVGSEGTLGVITEITLRLHPLPEAVSAAICTFPTMGDAVRTVIETIQIGVPIARVEFVDSLAVRSINRHSNLTLAEAPTLFFEFHGTEAGVKEQAELVQALAGQNNGQGFEWATRPEDRSRLWAARHNAYFAMLQLKPGCRAVTTDVCVPISQLAACVEETEVDLRASSLPCPIVGHVGDGNFHVAILIDPDKPEELAEAEHINDRIVERALRLGGTCTGEHGVGLHKMRFLPKEHGDNAIDTMRAIKLALDPRNLMNPGKIFTC, from the coding sequence GTGAATCACCCCGCCCCGCCTGCCGCCACGCGCCGCCCGCTTCCCCCCGCCATGCTCGATGCGCTGCGCGCCGCCTTCGGCGAGCGCGTGTCGACCGCCGACGCGGTCCGCGAGCACCACGGCCGCGACGAATCGCCGTTCGATCCGCAACTGCCCGATGCCGTCGTGTTCGCGCACAGCGCGGACGACGTGCGCGAAGCCGTGTCGCTGTGCTCGCTCTACAGCGTGCCGCTGATTCCGTACGGCGCAGGCTCGTCGCTCGAAGGCCACCTGCTCGCGGTGCGCGGCGGCATATCGCTCGACCTGTCCGAAATGAACCGCGTGCTGTCGATCAACGCCGAAGACCTGACCGTGACGGTCGAACCGGGCATCACGCGCAAGGCGCTCAACGAAGCGCTGCGCGACACCGGCCTGTTCTTCCCGATCGACCCGGGCGCCGACGCCAGCATCGGCGGGATGACCGCGACCCGCGCATCAGGCACCAACGCCGTGCGCTACGGCACGATGCGCGAGAACGTGCTCGGCCTGACCGCCGTGCTCGCCGACGGCCGCGTCGTGAAAACGGGCTCGCGCGCGCGCAAATCGTCCGCCGGCTATGACCTCACGCGCCTGTTCGTCGGCTCCGAAGGCACGCTCGGCGTGATCACCGAGATCACGCTGCGCCTGCACCCGCTGCCCGAAGCCGTGTCGGCCGCGATCTGCACGTTCCCGACGATGGGCGACGCGGTGCGCACCGTGATCGAGACGATCCAGATCGGCGTGCCGATCGCGCGCGTCGAATTCGTCGATTCGCTCGCCGTGCGCTCGATCAACCGCCACTCGAACCTGACGCTCGCCGAAGCGCCGACGCTGTTCTTCGAATTCCACGGCACCGAGGCCGGCGTGAAGGAACAGGCCGAACTCGTGCAGGCGCTCGCCGGCCAGAACAACGGCCAGGGCTTCGAATGGGCGACCCGCCCGGAGGACCGCAGCCGGCTCTGGGCCGCGCGCCACAACGCGTACTTCGCGATGCTGCAATTGAAGCCGGGCTGCCGCGCGGTGACGACCGACGTCTGCGTGCCGATCTCGCAGCTCGCCGCGTGCGTCGAGGAAACCGAAGTCGACCTGCGCGCGTCGTCGCTGCCCTGCCCGATCGTCGGCCACGTCGGCGACGGCAATTTCCACGTCGCGATCCTGATCGATCCCGACAAGCCCGAGGAACTCGCCGAAGCCGAGCACATCAACGACCGGATCGTCGAGCGCGCGCTGCGCCTCGGCGGCACCTGCACGGGCGAGCACGGCGTCGGGCTGCACAAGATGCGGTTCCTGCCGAAGGAGCATGGCGACAACGCGATCGACACGATGCGCGCGATCAAGCTCGCGCTCGATCCGCGCAACCTGATGAATCCCGGCAAGATTTTCACGTGCTGA
- the proC gene encoding pyrroline-5-carboxylate reductase — protein sequence MKIAFIGGGNMAAALIGGLIKRGVAAEGLYAIDINEDVRARAAQQFGVRTGAAVDATLADYDAVVLAVKPQVLKDVAQALAPHLKSQLVISIAAGIRGTDLARWLGDYARVVRTMPNTPALVGMGVTGLAALPGVDAAGRELASNVLGAVGEIVWFDDESQLDAVTAISGSGPAYVFYFIEALQEAARRLGMNDEQGRALAVATFAGAAQLAAQSGEPASVLRERVTSKGGTTAAALASFDAQGVKEAIVRGALAAEARAKEMGDELGRA from the coding sequence ATGAAAATCGCATTCATCGGCGGCGGCAACATGGCCGCGGCCCTGATCGGCGGCCTGATCAAGCGCGGCGTCGCCGCTGAAGGCCTGTATGCCATCGACATCAACGAGGACGTCCGCGCGCGCGCCGCGCAGCAATTCGGCGTGCGCACCGGCGCGGCCGTCGACGCGACGCTCGCCGATTACGACGCGGTCGTGCTCGCGGTGAAGCCGCAGGTGCTGAAGGACGTCGCGCAGGCGCTCGCGCCGCACCTGAAGTCGCAGCTCGTGATCAGCATCGCGGCCGGCATTCGCGGCACGGACCTCGCGCGCTGGCTCGGCGACTACGCCCGCGTCGTGCGCACGATGCCGAACACGCCCGCGCTCGTCGGCATGGGCGTGACGGGCCTCGCCGCGCTGCCGGGCGTCGACGCGGCGGGCCGCGAACTCGCGTCGAACGTGCTCGGCGCGGTCGGCGAGATCGTATGGTTCGACGACGAATCGCAACTCGACGCCGTCACGGCCATTTCGGGCAGCGGCCCCGCGTACGTGTTCTATTTCATCGAAGCGCTGCAGGAAGCCGCACGCCGCCTCGGCATGAACGACGAACAGGGTCGCGCGCTCGCAGTCGCGACGTTCGCGGGCGCCGCGCAGCTCGCCGCGCAATCGGGCGAACCGGCGAGCGTGCTGCGCGAGCGCGTGACGTCGAAGGGCGGCACGACGGCCGCCGCGCTCGCGTCGTTCGACGCGCAGGGCGTGAAGGAAGCGATCGTGCGCGGCGCGCTCGCGGCCGAGGCACGCGCGAAGGAAATGGGCGACGAGCTCGGCCGCGCGTAA
- the glcF gene encoding glycolate oxidase subunit GlcF, translating to MQTNLADFIRNTPDGDEADAILRKCVHCGFCTATCPTYQLLGDELDGPRGRIYLIKQMVEGAPVTRSTQQHLDRCLTCRSCETTCPSGVQYGRLVEIGRKHVEAQVRRPVQQRIVRRVLASLVPNAALFSPMMRLGQHVRPLLPKRLRDKVPPRTRLLEWPHRTHTRKMLMLGGCVQPSMLPNINIATARVLDALGIETVVAPDAGCCGAIRLHLNYHDEALDDARRNIDAWWPHVEQGAEAIVMNASGCGATVLEYAHLLRDDPAYAERAQRIVSLTRDISDVLLAFEAELATLARRRAIHTVAYHPPCTLQHGQQSRGKVERLLETLGIDVRLPADSHLCCGSAGTYSLTQPSLSYRLRKQKLLKLQALEPQMIVSGNIGCIAHLQSGTQIPVVHWVQLVEHLLYG from the coding sequence ATGCAAACGAACCTCGCCGATTTCATCCGCAACACGCCCGACGGCGACGAAGCCGACGCGATCCTGCGCAAGTGCGTGCATTGCGGGTTCTGCACCGCGACCTGCCCGACCTATCAACTGCTCGGCGACGAACTCGACGGCCCGCGCGGGCGCATCTACCTGATCAAGCAGATGGTCGAAGGCGCGCCCGTCACGCGCAGCACGCAGCAGCATCTCGACCGCTGCCTGACGTGCCGAAGCTGCGAGACGACCTGCCCGTCCGGCGTTCAGTACGGCCGGCTCGTCGAGATCGGCCGCAAGCACGTCGAGGCGCAGGTGCGGCGCCCCGTGCAGCAGCGGATCGTGCGCCGCGTGCTCGCGAGCCTCGTGCCGAACGCCGCGCTGTTCTCGCCCATGATGCGGCTCGGCCAGCACGTGCGGCCGCTGCTGCCGAAGCGGCTGCGCGACAAGGTGCCGCCGCGCACGCGGCTGCTCGAATGGCCGCACCGCACGCATACGCGCAAGATGCTGATGCTCGGCGGCTGCGTGCAGCCGTCGATGCTGCCGAACATCAACATCGCGACCGCGCGCGTGCTCGACGCGCTCGGCATCGAGACGGTCGTCGCGCCCGACGCGGGCTGCTGCGGCGCGATCCGCCTGCACCTGAACTATCACGACGAGGCGCTCGACGACGCGCGCCGCAACATCGACGCATGGTGGCCCCATGTCGAGCAAGGCGCCGAGGCGATCGTGATGAACGCGTCGGGCTGCGGCGCGACGGTGCTCGAATACGCGCACCTGCTGCGCGACGACCCGGCCTACGCGGAGCGGGCGCAGCGCATCGTCTCGCTGACGCGCGACATCTCCGACGTGCTGCTCGCATTCGAGGCCGAGCTCGCGACGCTCGCACGGCGCCGCGCGATCCATACCGTCGCGTACCACCCGCCGTGCACGCTGCAGCACGGCCAGCAGTCGCGCGGCAAGGTCGAACGCCTGCTCGAGACGCTCGGCATCGACGTGCGGCTGCCGGCCGACAGCCATCTGTGCTGCGGCTCGGCCGGCACCTATTCGCTGACGCAGCCGTCGCTGTCGTACCGGTTGCGCAAGCAGAAGCTGCTGAAGCTGCAGGCGCTCGAACCGCAGATGATCGTGTCCGGCAACATCGGCTGCATCGCGCACCTGCAAAGCGGCACGCAGATTCCGGTCGTCCACTGGGTCCAGCTCGTCGAGCATTTGCTGTACGGCTGA
- the ubiA gene encoding 4-hydroxybenzoate octaprenyltransferase, which translates to MLARFPLYLRLVRMDKPIGSLLLLWPTLNALWIASDGHPRWPLLVIFTLGTLLMRSAGCAMNDYADRDFDRHVKRTADRPLTSGKIRAWEAVAIAVGLSFIAFLLILPLNTLTKELSVVALFVAGSYPFMKRFFAIPQAYLGIAFGFGIPMAFAAVQDTVPAIAWVMLVANIFWSVAYDTEYAMVDRDDDIKIGIRTSALTFGRFDVAAVMACYAATLGIYVWIGVTLGFGLAYWAGWAAAVGCALYHYTLIKDRERMPCFAAFRHNNWLGGVLFAGIAVHYLLAGN; encoded by the coding sequence ATGCTTGCCCGCTTTCCCCTGTATCTGCGGCTCGTCCGGATGGACAAGCCGATCGGCAGCCTGCTGCTGCTTTGGCCGACGCTCAATGCGCTGTGGATCGCGTCGGACGGCCACCCGCGCTGGCCGCTGCTCGTGATCTTCACGCTCGGCACGCTGCTGATGCGCTCGGCCGGCTGCGCGATGAACGACTACGCCGACCGCGATTTCGACCGCCACGTGAAGCGCACGGCCGACCGGCCGCTGACGTCGGGCAAGATCCGCGCATGGGAAGCCGTCGCGATCGCGGTCGGGCTGTCGTTCATCGCGTTCCTGCTGATCCTGCCGCTGAACACGCTGACGAAGGAACTGTCCGTCGTCGCGCTGTTCGTCGCGGGTTCCTATCCGTTCATGAAGCGTTTCTTCGCGATTCCGCAGGCGTACCTCGGCATCGCGTTCGGCTTCGGCATTCCGATGGCGTTCGCGGCCGTGCAGGACACGGTGCCGGCGATCGCGTGGGTGATGCTGGTCGCGAACATTTTCTGGTCGGTCGCGTACGACACCGAATACGCGATGGTCGATCGCGACGACGACATCAAGATCGGCATCCGCACGTCCGCGCTGACGTTCGGCCGCTTCGACGTCGCGGCGGTGATGGCGTGCTATGCGGCGACGCTCGGCATCTACGTGTGGATCGGCGTGACGCTCGGTTTCGGCCTCGCGTACTGGGCCGGCTGGGCTGCGGCGGTCGGCTGCGCGCTGTATCACTACACGCTGATCAAGGACCGCGAACGGATGCCGTGCTTCGCGGCATTCCGGCACAACAACTGGCTCGGCGGCGTGCTGTTCGCAGGGATTGCCGTGCATTACCTGCTGGCCGGCAACTGA
- a CDS encoding cob(I)yrinic acid a,c-diamide adenosyltransferase — protein MGNRLSKIATRTGDDGTTGLGDGRRIGKDDVRIAAIGDVDELNSNLGVLLAETLPDDVRTALVTIQHDLFDLGGELCIPGHAVLDDTHLARLDRWLADYNATLQPLKEFILPAGSRAASLAHVCRTVCRRAERSIVALGRDETLNDAPRRYVNRLSDLLFVLARVLNRADGGTDVLWERGRVR, from the coding sequence ATGGGCAACCGCTTGAGCAAGATCGCGACACGCACGGGCGACGACGGCACCACCGGCCTCGGCGACGGACGGCGCATCGGCAAGGACGACGTGCGGATCGCGGCGATCGGCGACGTCGACGAACTGAACTCGAATCTCGGCGTGCTGCTCGCCGAGACGCTGCCGGACGATGTGCGCACCGCGCTCGTCACGATCCAGCACGACCTGTTCGATCTCGGCGGCGAGCTGTGCATCCCCGGCCATGCGGTGCTCGACGACACGCATCTCGCGCGCCTCGACCGATGGCTCGCCGACTACAACGCGACGCTGCAGCCGCTGAAGGAATTCATCCTGCCGGCCGGCTCGCGCGCGGCGTCGCTTGCGCACGTGTGCCGGACGGTGTGCCGCCGCGCGGAGCGCTCGATCGTCGCGCTCGGCCGCGACGAAACGCTCAACGATGCGCCGCGGCGATACGTGAACCGGCTGTCCGACCTGCTGTTCGTGCTGGCGCGCGTGCTGAACCGTGCCGACGGCGGGACGGACGTACTGTGGGAGCGCGGGCGCGTCCGCTAG
- the glcE gene encoding glycolate oxidase subunit GlcE, whose product MEEDDIVAGWAERIRAASADGRPLRIRGGGTKDWYGQALEGEILDTRAFQGIVSYDPAELVVTVRAGTPLAELEAVLAECGQMLPFEPPHFGRAATVGGCIAAGLAGPRRATCGAPRDFVLGVTLMNGRGEVLRFGGQVVKNVAGYDVSRLMAGSLGTLGLMLDLSIKVLPMPVAEVTLKFEMTATDAVRKLNEWGGHPLPVSASAWRNGTLVLRLSGAEAAVKSAKALLGGEVVDAVEAERFWAGLREHTDPFFNGIPPGYALWRLALPSITEPMHLPGTQLMEWGGAQRWWITDADAQTVRMSAKQAGGHATLFRAGDTYDRSAGVFTPLPAPMMKIHRGLKAAFDPARIFNRGRLYPDL is encoded by the coding sequence ATGGAAGAGGACGACATCGTCGCCGGATGGGCCGAGCGCATCCGCGCGGCCAGCGCCGACGGCCGGCCGCTGCGGATTCGCGGCGGCGGCACCAAGGACTGGTACGGCCAGGCGCTCGAGGGCGAAATACTCGACACGCGCGCGTTTCAGGGCATCGTGTCGTACGACCCGGCCGAACTCGTCGTCACGGTCCGCGCGGGCACGCCGCTCGCCGAGCTCGAAGCCGTCCTCGCCGAATGCGGCCAGATGCTGCCGTTCGAGCCGCCGCACTTCGGCCGCGCGGCCACCGTCGGCGGCTGCATCGCGGCGGGCCTCGCGGGCCCGCGCCGCGCCACCTGCGGCGCACCGCGCGATTTCGTGCTCGGCGTCACGCTGATGAACGGCCGCGGCGAGGTGCTGCGGTTCGGCGGTCAGGTCGTGAAGAACGTCGCCGGCTACGACGTGTCGCGGCTGATGGCCGGTTCGCTCGGCACGCTCGGGCTGATGCTCGACCTGTCGATCAAGGTGCTGCCGATGCCCGTCGCCGAAGTCACGCTGAAGTTCGAGATGACCGCGACCGACGCGGTGCGCAAGCTCAACGAATGGGGCGGCCATCCGCTGCCCGTCAGCGCGAGCGCGTGGCGCAACGGCACGCTCGTGCTTCGCCTGTCGGGCGCCGAAGCGGCCGTGAAATCCGCGAAGGCGCTGCTCGGCGGCGAAGTCGTCGACGCGGTCGAAGCCGAGCGCTTCTGGGCCGGCCTGCGCGAGCATACCGATCCGTTCTTCAACGGCATTCCGCCCGGCTATGCGCTGTGGCGCCTCGCGCTGCCGTCGATCACCGAGCCGATGCACCTGCCCGGCACCCAGCTGATGGAATGGGGCGGCGCGCAGCGCTGGTGGATCACCGACGCCGATGCGCAGACCGTGCGCATGAGCGCGAAGCAGGCCGGCGGCCACGCGACGCTGTTCCGCGCGGGCGACACGTACGACCGCAGCGCGGGCGTGTTCACGCCGCTGCCCGCCCCGATGATGAAAATCCACCGCGGGCTGAAGGCCGCGTTCGATCCCGCGCGCATTTTCAACCGCGGCCGGCTCTACCCCGATCTCTGA
- the aroG gene encoding 3-deoxy-7-phosphoheptulonate synthase AroG yields the protein MPPHNTDDVRIRELKELTPPAHLIREFACSEAASELIYNSRQSMHRILHGMDDRLIVVIGPCSIHDTKAAIEYAGRLVKERERFKGELEIVMRVYFEKPRTTVGWKGLINDPHLDNSFKINEGLRTARELLLQINEMGLPAATEYLDMISPQYIADLISWGAIGARTTESQVHRELASGLSCPVGFKNGTDGNVKIAVDAIKAASQPHHFLSVTKGGHSAIVSTAGNEDCHVILRGGKTPNYDADSVNAACADIGKAGLAARLMIDASHANSSKKHENQIPVCADIGRQIAAGDERIVGVMIESHLVEGRQDLKEGCPLTYGQSITDACIAWDDSVKVLEGLAESVKARRVARGSGN from the coding sequence ATGCCCCCGCACAATACCGACGACGTCCGCATTCGCGAACTCAAGGAACTGACGCCGCCCGCCCACCTGATCCGCGAATTCGCGTGCTCCGAAGCCGCGTCCGAGCTGATCTACAACTCGCGCCAGTCGATGCACCGCATCCTGCACGGGATGGACGACCGGCTGATCGTCGTGATCGGGCCGTGCTCGATCCACGATACGAAGGCGGCGATCGAATACGCGGGCCGGCTCGTGAAGGAGCGTGAGCGCTTCAAGGGCGAACTGGAAATCGTGATGCGCGTGTACTTCGAGAAACCCCGCACGACGGTCGGCTGGAAGGGGCTCATCAACGATCCGCACCTCGACAACAGCTTCAAGATCAACGAAGGGCTGCGCACCGCGCGCGAGCTGCTGCTGCAGATCAACGAGATGGGGCTGCCGGCCGCGACCGAATACCTCGACATGATCAGCCCGCAGTACATCGCCGACCTGATCTCGTGGGGCGCGATCGGCGCGCGCACGACCGAGTCGCAGGTGCACCGCGAGCTCGCGTCGGGGCTGTCGTGCCCGGTCGGCTTCAAGAACGGCACCGACGGCAACGTGAAGATCGCGGTCGACGCGATCAAGGCTGCATCGCAACCGCACCATTTCCTGTCGGTGACGAAGGGCGGCCACTCGGCGATCGTGTCGACGGCCGGCAACGAGGATTGCCACGTGATCCTGCGCGGCGGCAAGACGCCGAACTACGACGCGGACAGCGTGAACGCCGCCTGCGCGGACATCGGCAAGGCCGGCCTCGCCGCGCGCCTGATGATCGACGCGAGCCACGCGAACAGCTCGAAGAAGCACGAGAACCAGATCCCGGTGTGCGCGGACATCGGCCGCCAGATCGCGGCGGGCGACGAGCGGATCGTCGGCGTGATGATCGAGTCGCATCTCGTCGAAGGCCGTCAGGACCTGAAGGAAGGCTGCCCGCTGACCTACGGCCAGAGCATCACCGATGCGTGCATCGCATGGGACGACAGCGTGAAGGTGCTCGAAGGCCTCGCGGAGTCGGTCAAGGCGCGGCGCGTGGCGCGCGGCAGCGGCAACTGA